A genomic region of Nostoc sp. UHCC 0702 contains the following coding sequences:
- a CDS encoding D-glycerate dehydrogenase, with the protein MSKAKVFITRRLPVELEQLEKVANVEVWTERQPPAYDVLLEKVKVIDGLLCLLTDKIDSQLMAAGNLKVISQVAVGYDNIDVAAATKRGIPVGHTPDVLTDATADFAWALLMAAARRVVEADKFTRAGLWQTWEPDLLLGPNITGATLGIVGFGRIGQAVARRAKGFNMRILYTSQYQWEPELEKSLGVEFAPFEKLLQESDFVTVHTPGTVDTYHLFSDRQFDLMKPEAILINTARGTVVDPDALYRALASGKIAAAAVDVTEPEPIPQDSLLLTMDNLIITPHIGSASRQTRSKMARMAIANLIAGLKGYSLPYCVNPEIYS; encoded by the coding sequence ATGTCTAAAGCTAAAGTTTTTATTACTCGTCGCCTTCCTGTGGAATTAGAACAATTGGAAAAGGTTGCTAATGTGGAGGTTTGGACGGAACGCCAACCACCTGCCTATGATGTTTTATTGGAGAAGGTAAAAGTTATAGATGGATTGCTGTGTTTGCTGACTGACAAGATTGATTCGCAACTGATGGCGGCAGGAAATCTTAAAGTTATCAGCCAAGTTGCAGTGGGTTACGACAATATAGATGTTGCCGCAGCTACTAAAAGAGGAATTCCGGTTGGTCATACTCCCGATGTGTTGACAGATGCGACTGCGGATTTCGCTTGGGCGTTGCTAATGGCAGCAGCAAGGCGAGTGGTGGAGGCAGACAAGTTTACTCGTGCGGGTTTGTGGCAAACTTGGGAACCAGATTTGTTACTGGGGCCTAACATCACAGGTGCAACTTTGGGAATTGTCGGTTTTGGTCGCATCGGTCAAGCTGTTGCCCGTCGCGCTAAAGGCTTTAATATGCGAATTTTGTATACAAGCCAATATCAGTGGGAACCGGAATTAGAAAAGTCTTTGGGTGTGGAGTTTGCCCCGTTTGAAAAATTACTCCAAGAGTCAGATTTTGTAACTGTTCATACTCCTGGTACGGTTGATACGTATCATTTATTTAGCGATCGCCAATTCGATCTGATGAAGCCTGAAGCTATCCTGATTAATACGGCACGGGGAACTGTTGTAGACCCAGATGCTTTATATCGGGCGCTTGCAAGTGGTAAAATCGCGGCGGCTGCGGTGGATGTAACTGAACCAGAACCAATTCCTCAAGATAGCCTGTTGCTGACTATGGATAATTTGATTATTACACCGCACATTGGCAGTGCCAGCCGCCAAACACGTTCAAAAATGGCAAGAATGGCGATCGCAAATTTGATTGCTGGACTTAAAGGCTATAGCTTACCTTATTGTGTCAATCCAGAAATCTATAGTTAA
- the dusB gene encoding tRNA dihydrouridine synthase DusB translates to MFTLSPTLQARLSQPLKIGSFEVKSRVLQSPLSGVTDMVFRRLVRRYAPDSMMYTEMVNATGLHYVKQLPKIMEVDPNERPISIQLFDCRPDFLAEAAVKAVAEGADTVDINMGCPVNKITKNGGGSSLLRQPEVAQAIVREVVKAVDVPVTVKTRIGWNDKEITILDFAKRMEDAGAKMITVHGRTRAQGYNGNARWEWIARVKEVLSIPVIGNGDIFSVEAAVKCLEETGADGVMCSRGTLGYPFLVGEIDHFLKTGEILPAPTPIQRLECARDHLQALWEYKGDRGVRQARKHMTWYAKGFVGAAELRGQLSLIETVQQGLDLIDKAIEQLNIGYEPVEEATNFQVA, encoded by the coding sequence ATGTTTACTCTGTCCCCCACTCTGCAAGCTAGACTATCCCAACCCTTAAAAATCGGCTCTTTTGAAGTCAAAAGCCGAGTTTTACAGTCACCTTTATCCGGGGTGACAGATATGGTGTTTCGCCGCCTTGTGCGTCGCTATGCACCAGATTCGATGATGTACACGGAAATGGTGAACGCCACAGGCTTGCACTATGTTAAACAGTTACCGAAAATTATGGAGGTAGACCCCAACGAAAGACCAATCAGTATTCAGCTATTTGACTGTCGTCCAGATTTTTTGGCAGAAGCAGCAGTTAAGGCAGTGGCAGAAGGCGCTGATACTGTTGATATTAATATGGGATGCCCAGTAAATAAAATTACCAAAAATGGTGGTGGTTCTTCCTTATTGCGGCAACCGGAAGTAGCCCAAGCCATTGTTCGGGAAGTAGTAAAAGCTGTTGATGTACCAGTCACAGTTAAAACCCGTATCGGCTGGAATGATAAAGAAATCACAATTCTCGACTTTGCCAAGCGCATGGAAGATGCAGGGGCAAAAATGATTACAGTACACGGACGCACCCGCGCCCAAGGATACAATGGTAATGCGCGGTGGGAATGGATTGCCCGTGTGAAAGAAGTGCTTTCTATCCCGGTAATTGGCAATGGCGATATTTTCTCAGTTGAGGCGGCGGTGAAATGTTTAGAGGAAACCGGTGCTGATGGGGTGATGTGTTCCCGTGGAACTTTGGGTTATCCGTTTTTAGTGGGAGAAATTGATCACTTCCTGAAAACTGGGGAAATCTTACCAGCACCAACTCCGATTCAGCGGCTGGAATGTGCCAGAGATCATTTACAAGCATTGTGGGAGTATAAAGGCGATCGCGGTGTGCGTCAAGCCCGCAAGCACATGACTTGGTATGCTAAAGGTTTCGTTGGTGCTGCTGAATTGCGCGGACAATTGAGTCTAATTGAAACAGTGCAGCAAGGTTTGGATTTGATTGACAAAGCAATTGAACAGTTAAATATTGGTTATGAACCAGTAGAAGAAGCAACGAATTTTCAAGTTGCGTAA